From Algoriphagus sp. NG3, the proteins below share one genomic window:
- the eutC gene encoding ethanolamine ammonia-lyase subunit EutC has protein sequence MSEATNPWERLKDFTDARIALGRTGGSLKTLELLQFRKDHALAKDAVWASLDTNSLESEIQNLKIPSIILSSQAESRETYIKRPDLGRKLSEESIANIKSSKSEATDISIILADGLSANAISLHAIPFLQEFLPRINHHSLSPISIVKQGRVAISDEIGELFSSKISIILIGERPGLSSPYSMGIYLTYNPKAGNTDEKRNCISNIRTGGLPYAYAAEKLAFLCSEALRLKLSGVLLKDTFDPHLLKNESGKN, from the coding sequence ATGAGTGAAGCAACCAATCCTTGGGAAAGGCTAAAAGACTTTACCGATGCCAGAATCGCCTTGGGCAGAACTGGCGGAAGTCTCAAAACTCTGGAATTACTCCAATTCAGAAAAGATCATGCCCTTGCCAAAGATGCCGTTTGGGCCAGTTTGGATACTAATTCCCTTGAATCTGAAATCCAGAATCTAAAAATCCCAAGCATCATTCTTTCCAGCCAAGCAGAAAGTCGGGAAACTTACATCAAAAGACCTGATTTGGGTAGGAAGCTAAGTGAGGAGTCCATCGCTAACATCAAAAGCTCAAAATCCGAAGCGACAGATATTTCAATCATTCTGGCAGATGGACTTAGTGCCAATGCTATTTCCCTGCATGCGATTCCTTTTTTACAGGAGTTCTTGCCCAGAATCAACCACCATTCCTTGTCCCCTATTTCCATTGTGAAGCAAGGAAGAGTAGCCATTAGCGATGAAATAGGCGAACTATTTTCCAGTAAAATCTCCATTATCCTGATCGGGGAAAGACCCGGTTTGAGTTCTCCCTACAGCATGGGGATTTATTTGACATACAACCCAAAAGCAGGAAATACAGACGAAAAACGAAACTGCATTTCCAATATCCGAACCGGCGGTTTGCCTTATGCGTATGCGGCGGAAAAACTCGCTTTCTTATGCTCAGAAGCACTGAGATTAAAGCTTTCCGGTGTCCTCTTGAAGGATACTTTTGATCCTCATCTCCTAAAAAATGAATCTGGAAAAAACTGA
- a CDS encoding ethanolamine ammonia-lyase subunit EutB: MVYQHSVGNFQYSFPDLKTVLAKATPQKSGDEMAGLAAKNEQERIAAKLVLADIPLKQFLSEEIIPSEIDAISRLILESHDARSFQSISHLTVGGFRDWLLAYETDGFKIAQISAGLTPEMVAAVSKIMANQDLILVASKIRVITKFRNTLGLKGHFSTRLQPNHATDDAKGIMASTIDGLLYGVGDAVIGINPVSDSAETTLRLLEMLEKLRLQYDIPTQTCILSHVTTTLNLMERKAPVDLIFQSIGGTEKTNSSFGFDLSILDEAYQAGLALNRGTVGNNFMYFETGQGSAHSANAHHGVDQQTCEVRAYAVARQYKPLLINAVVGFIGPEYLYDGKQVIRAGLEDHFCGKLMGLPMGCDICYTNHIDADQDDMDNLLTLLGVAGCNFIMGIPGADDVMLNYQSTSFHDQLYIRQVLGLKRAPEFEEWLIKMNLTDASGKVLEVKGNKLLNL; the protein is encoded by the coding sequence ATGGTTTATCAGCATTCTGTCGGTAACTTCCAATATTCGTTTCCCGACCTCAAAACCGTCTTGGCTAAAGCTACTCCTCAAAAATCCGGGGATGAAATGGCTGGCTTGGCTGCTAAAAATGAGCAGGAACGAATTGCCGCCAAATTGGTATTGGCTGATATTCCTTTAAAACAATTTCTCAGCGAAGAAATCATCCCTTCTGAAATAGATGCCATTTCGCGTCTAATTCTAGAATCTCATGATGCTAGGTCATTTCAATCCATTTCTCATCTAACTGTCGGAGGATTTCGGGATTGGCTTTTAGCATACGAAACTGACGGATTCAAAATAGCTCAAATTTCCGCAGGATTGACTCCGGAAATGGTAGCCGCTGTCAGCAAAATCATGGCTAACCAGGATTTGATTCTGGTAGCCTCCAAAATCAGAGTCATCACCAAATTCAGAAATACCTTAGGGTTAAAAGGGCATTTCTCCACACGACTTCAGCCCAATCATGCCACGGATGATGCCAAAGGGATCATGGCCAGCACCATCGATGGTTTGCTCTATGGTGTGGGCGATGCGGTGATCGGCATCAATCCTGTTTCAGATTCTGCCGAAACTACGCTCCGATTATTGGAAATGCTGGAAAAACTCCGACTCCAATACGATATTCCCACCCAAACCTGCATCCTTTCCCATGTGACGACCACCTTGAACCTGATGGAAAGAAAAGCTCCAGTAGATTTGATCTTCCAATCTATCGGAGGAACAGAAAAGACAAATTCCAGCTTTGGATTCGACCTGAGTATTTTAGATGAGGCTTATCAGGCTGGTTTAGCCTTAAATCGAGGGACGGTAGGAAACAATTTCATGTACTTCGAAACTGGCCAAGGAAGTGCGCATTCTGCCAATGCCCACCATGGAGTGGATCAGCAAACTTGCGAGGTTCGGGCCTATGCGGTCGCAAGACAATACAAGCCTTTACTCATCAATGCCGTTGTGGGATTTATCGGTCCGGAATATCTCTACGATGGCAAACAAGTCATTCGTGCAGGATTGGAAGATCATTTTTGTGGCAAACTGATGGGTTTGCCCATGGGTTGCGATATCTGCTATACCAATCACATCGACGCGGATCAGGATGATATGGATAATCTGCTAACCTTGCTGGGTGTCGCCGGATGCAATTTTATCATGGGCATCCCCGGTGCGGATGATGTCATGCTGAATTACCAAAGCACTTCTTTTCACGATCAACTTTACATCAGACAGGTCTTGGGACTGAAGAGAGCACCGGAATTTGAAGAGTGGCTGATCAAAATGAATCTGACGGATGCTTCTGGAAAAGTTCTCGAGGTCAAGGGAAATAAATTGCTGAACCTATGA
- a CDS encoding ATP-binding protein: MATKHNASTIQQELDWLQSILKARSAMNANPGNQVRDVLEIPAPEFMEPYGAYALFTEKLDLTAAERFLLILAAVPHIKPQMLDMFMGKNQLTQQIFTEFGGRKGKNHNGFIPTGETVLFILAGSNLEKRFQYLNLFDKNSRLFKEGHLQLSDTDVDEPYLNGTLIINRDTLQEITSGTVRKPDFSANFPAQLLQTEMEWEDLVLNSHTEEELREIEIWLKHKDQLLHTWGMNKKLKPGFKALFYGPPGTGKTLTTTLLGKKLGLDVYRIDLSRIVSKYIGETEKNLAKIFDRAERKGWILFFDEADALFGKRTSVSDSHDRYANQEVSYLLQRIEDYDGLVILATNLKSNMDEAFMRRFQASVFFPMPQPEERKKLWQKGFPEKVELDKRINFQELAKSYELSGGSIVQVIQHSLLKALDKGSNQVMLGDLREGIRREYHKMGRTI, translated from the coding sequence ATGGCAACAAAACATAATGCAAGCACCATACAGCAGGAGTTGGATTGGCTTCAAAGTATTTTGAAAGCACGATCGGCTATGAATGCCAACCCTGGAAACCAAGTAAGGGATGTACTGGAAATTCCCGCTCCCGAATTCATGGAACCTTATGGAGCTTATGCTCTCTTTACTGAAAAATTAGACCTTACGGCAGCCGAGCGGTTTCTTTTGATTTTGGCAGCTGTGCCACACATCAAGCCTCAGATGCTGGATATGTTTATGGGGAAAAACCAGTTGACCCAGCAGATTTTTACCGAATTCGGTGGGCGGAAAGGAAAAAACCACAATGGCTTTATCCCTACCGGTGAAACGGTACTTTTTATTCTTGCCGGAAGCAATCTGGAAAAGAGATTTCAATATTTGAACCTATTTGATAAGAATTCCAGGCTTTTTAAAGAAGGTCATCTGCAGCTGAGTGACACCGATGTTGACGAGCCCTATCTGAATGGCACTTTAATTATCAACAGGGATACGCTCCAAGAAATCACTAGCGGGACTGTTCGCAAGCCGGATTTCAGCGCCAATTTCCCTGCCCAACTTCTGCAAACTGAAATGGAGTGGGAGGATTTGGTGCTCAATTCACATACCGAAGAAGAACTACGGGAAATAGAAATCTGGCTGAAACACAAAGACCAATTACTGCACACTTGGGGAATGAATAAGAAGCTAAAACCAGGCTTCAAAGCGTTATTTTATGGCCCTCCCGGCACCGGCAAAACTCTAACGACCACCCTACTCGGCAAAAAACTGGGGCTGGATGTTTACAGAATTGATCTGTCCAGAATTGTCTCAAAATATATCGGGGAAACCGAAAAGAACCTGGCGAAGATCTTTGACCGGGCAGAGCGCAAAGGCTGGATTCTGTTTTTTGATGAGGCAGATGCACTTTTTGGGAAGAGGACTTCTGTTTCTGACTCTCATGATCGCTATGCCAATCAGGAAGTTTCCTATTTGCTTCAGCGGATCGAAGATTACGATGGGTTGGTCATTTTGGCTACCAACCTCAAAAGCAATATGGATGAGGCATTTATGAGGCGTTTTCAGGCCTCGGTATTTTTCCCAATGCCACAACCCGAGGAGCGGAAGAAACTTTGGCAAAAGGGATTTCCGGAAAAAGTCGAACTGGACAAGCGGATTAATTTTCAGGAATTGGCGAAAAGCTATGAACTGTCCGGCGGTTCGATTGTACAGGTAATCCAGCATAGTTTGCTCAAAGCTCTGGACAAAGGAAGCAATCAGGTCATGTTGGGAGATCTACGCGAAGGAATCAGAAGAGAATATCACAAAATGGGGAGGACTATATGA
- a CDS encoding DUF4157 domain-containing protein, with protein sequence MSAVAERKPLPSSFHNGRASLSIQPSLKIGRPGDKYEQEAESVANHVTMAPAHSEPALAMSPGSSDTFQMQPEEEEESLQMMPISASGSFLQLSAMEEEEETVQLFPENSNVLQRFEEEEESIQLLPDGGMAASPSISAQISSSKGGGQNLPAPVQSEMGSKIGADFSGVRIHSDANAAQMSSAIGAQAFTHGKDIYFNEGKYQPETSEGKHLIAHELTHTVQQGGAPVKRMPIQSISSSEPQVQRLPWAAREGLARFASYIPGYSLLTVIIGYDPIAGRNVVRNGPNLLGGLLGLIPVFGMLLFNKLTELGIINDAFTWVQNEMASLNLTSNRLGDTLEEAWDRMGIREGWNGNIRILDQTFGQLYRDIVTFAERVKDQIFTLIKEALMAGLRALADAFPGYPLLTKLLGHDPLTGEEVVSTTAEKIEDFLILIGKEQELERMRAEGTIQDTADWIDEELAALNFSFEEVKSLFETAWNAFSLDDLRDPMGAFQRTVAIFTPFTTRVFTFAANVAIQVLQFIKDALLAQLSAYAREQQGFHLVTVILGKDPFTEEVVPRTTVNIIRGFMGLMPGGEEQFQQMQETGAIEQTVSRINAAVETLNFSWAYITGLFLELWNGFSIEDVFHPIDAFLRIVQTLADPIRRLFAFVVTIVQILIEVLLVVMNFPIDTIQQIIANAQSAFEDIKRDPIGFLRNLLNAVKQGFVQFFDNILTHLLGGVRDWLFGELASAGINPPADLTFESILGFVLDVLGLTMDNVWERLEMKLGPERVAQIRGAIDTLSGIWTFIKDVWERGPIAIWEYVQEQLSNLWTMVLEQVQSWVVTQIITQVTTRLLSLLDPTGIMAVVNSFIAFYRAVQSFIEKLREMLEIVNSFVAGVANIARGAIGDAANYLESALARAIPVAIGFLANQVGLRGLGARIAEMIGGLRERVNAAIDWLIDRAIAAGGALLEMGRNAADAVLGWLGFRKRFTLPNGEQHEAYFENSTPQAQIIIASADPKTLGQIISSKSWNGKTIPDDKVLELQTSASEIDRNREGQGVEKGQTIMREFDKIVAILNAIGGPPIPQTRLETQDKITGAGMEMGKHVVVNPLSLDPGGLAGSQPTYTTGLGRLLKMNYPNYIVEGHLLNHKLHGPGNVSWNLTPIAKQTNSEMNAKFERFAKQHIIDEGKVVRYEVEVNYSQNLNSGVNTDPDTFVADSLNFSLQELAYENNNWVPASSQPTNWDIPPTIAHNKASIPGFGTGRLNFMVYLNDSPLEVLQRVNGLGEVRAQAIINKRNKKRITTYAELENADGIGPSTVATLRADPNVRLNE encoded by the coding sequence ATGAGCGCAGTCGCTGAACGTAAACCTTTGCCTTCGTCATTTCATAATGGCCGGGCATCGCTTAGCATTCAGCCAAGCTTAAAGATCGGTAGGCCAGGCGATAAATACGAACAGGAAGCCGAATCGGTCGCCAATCATGTAACGATGGCACCCGCACATTCAGAACCTGCTTTAGCCATGAGTCCCGGCAGTTCGGATACTTTTCAAATGCAACCCGAAGAAGAGGAGGAATCTCTTCAGATGATGCCGATTTCTGCCAGTGGATCTTTCCTGCAATTGAGTGCCATGGAAGAAGAGGAAGAAACGGTTCAGCTTTTTCCTGAGAATTCAAACGTCTTACAACGATTCGAAGAGGAGGAGGAAAGCATTCAGCTATTGCCAGATGGTGGCATGGCAGCTTCACCTTCTATTTCAGCACAGATTTCAAGTTCCAAAGGTGGCGGACAAAACCTTCCTGCTCCTGTGCAATCCGAAATGGGCAGTAAAATCGGTGCGGATTTCAGTGGAGTGAGAATTCATTCAGATGCCAATGCCGCCCAAATGAGCAGTGCCATTGGAGCCCAAGCATTTACCCATGGCAAAGATATTTACTTTAACGAAGGAAAATACCAGCCGGAAACCTCGGAAGGCAAGCATCTTATAGCGCACGAGTTGACACATACCGTGCAGCAGGGAGGGGCTCCTGTCAAGAGAATGCCAATTCAATCAATCAGTTCTTCAGAACCGCAAGTTCAGCGCTTGCCATGGGCTGCTCGTGAAGGATTGGCGAGATTTGCTAGCTACATCCCAGGGTATTCATTATTGACGGTTATCATCGGTTACGATCCAATAGCGGGCAGAAATGTGGTGCGAAATGGCCCCAATTTACTGGGAGGCCTGCTGGGATTGATCCCTGTTTTTGGGATGCTGCTGTTCAATAAGCTGACGGAACTTGGCATCATCAACGATGCATTCACCTGGGTGCAAAACGAGATGGCTTCTCTCAATCTCACATCAAATAGACTCGGTGATACACTTGAGGAGGCGTGGGATAGAATGGGGATCAGAGAAGGTTGGAATGGCAATATTAGAATTCTTGACCAGACATTTGGGCAACTCTACAGAGACATTGTCACCTTTGCAGAACGGGTCAAGGATCAGATTTTTACACTCATCAAGGAAGCCTTAATGGCCGGATTGAGGGCATTGGCAGACGCTTTTCCAGGTTATCCCCTTCTTACCAAATTACTTGGTCATGATCCTTTGACCGGTGAGGAGGTTGTTTCTACTACTGCCGAAAAGATTGAGGATTTCTTGATTTTAATTGGCAAGGAGCAAGAGCTGGAGCGGATGCGTGCAGAAGGAACGATTCAGGATACTGCCGATTGGATAGATGAGGAATTAGCTGCGCTGAACTTCAGTTTTGAGGAAGTGAAATCACTTTTTGAAACAGCCTGGAATGCCTTTTCGCTGGATGATCTCAGAGATCCCATGGGCGCATTCCAGCGTACGGTAGCTATTTTCACTCCCTTTACCACACGGGTATTCACCTTTGCGGCCAATGTTGCGATACAGGTGCTTCAGTTTATCAAGGATGCACTTTTAGCCCAACTTTCTGCTTATGCCAGAGAGCAGCAAGGCTTCCATTTGGTTACGGTGATTTTAGGCAAAGATCCATTTACGGAGGAAGTGGTGCCAAGAACCACTGTGAATATCATTCGGGGATTTATGGGGTTGATGCCTGGAGGAGAAGAGCAATTCCAGCAAATGCAGGAAACCGGAGCCATAGAGCAAACTGTATCCAGAATTAATGCAGCAGTAGAGACTTTAAACTTCTCTTGGGCTTATATCACCGGATTATTTCTGGAATTGTGGAATGGCTTTTCCATAGAAGATGTCTTCCATCCCATTGATGCCTTTTTGAGAATTGTCCAAACTCTCGCTGATCCAATCCGCAGACTTTTTGCCTTTGTGGTCACCATTGTGCAGATTCTGATCGAAGTCTTGCTGGTGGTGATGAACTTCCCGATTGACACGATTCAGCAGATTATTGCCAATGCTCAAAGTGCCTTTGAAGATATCAAACGCGATCCGATTGGATTCCTAAGAAACCTCTTGAATGCGGTCAAACAGGGATTCGTGCAGTTCTTTGACAACATTTTGACTCACCTATTGGGCGGTGTACGGGATTGGTTGTTTGGAGAATTAGCCTCGGCTGGAATCAATCCTCCGGCCGATCTGACCTTTGAAAGCATTTTGGGATTCGTCTTGGATGTGCTGGGGCTGACGATGGACAATGTCTGGGAAAGGCTGGAAATGAAACTTGGTCCAGAGCGGGTTGCGCAGATCCGAGGAGCAATTGATACACTGTCGGGAATTTGGACTTTTATCAAGGATGTTTGGGAACGTGGGCCGATTGCCATTTGGGAATATGTACAGGAACAGTTGAGTAACCTGTGGACCATGGTCTTGGAGCAAGTTCAGAGTTGGGTTGTCACGCAAATCATCACGCAAGTCACTACTAGGCTTCTTTCCTTGCTTGATCCTACAGGCATTATGGCTGTAGTGAATAGTTTCATCGCATTCTATCGAGCAGTGCAATCCTTTATCGAAAAGCTTCGGGAAATGCTGGAAATCGTCAATTCCTTCGTTGCAGGAGTGGCCAATATTGCACGTGGAGCAATAGGGGATGCCGCTAATTATCTTGAGAGTGCACTTGCCAGAGCCATTCCTGTGGCAATAGGCTTTTTGGCAAATCAAGTGGGATTGCGGGGATTGGGAGCTAGAATCGCCGAGATGATCGGGGGATTGAGAGAGCGGGTAAATGCTGCAATTGATTGGTTGATTGATAGGGCAATCGCAGCCGGCGGGGCTTTGCTGGAGATGGGCAGGAATGCCGCTGATGCGGTTTTAGGCTGGCTTGGATTTAGAAAAAGATTCACGCTGCCAAATGGAGAACAGCATGAAGCCTATTTTGAGAACTCAACACCACAGGCTCAAATCATTATTGCGAGTGCAGATCCAAAAACTCTTGGCCAAATTATCTCTAGTAAAAGCTGGAATGGAAAAACAATTCCAGATGATAAAGTTTTAGAGCTTCAGACCTCGGCAAGTGAAATAGACAGAAACCGAGAAGGCCAGGGAGTGGAAAAAGGACAGACTATCATGAGGGAGTTTGATAAAATAGTAGCAATCCTAAATGCAATAGGTGGCCCTCCTATTCCTCAAACCAGATTAGAAACTCAGGATAAAATCACAGGAGCAGGGATGGAAATGGGAAAACATGTGGTAGTAAATCCACTAAGCCTGGATCCAGGAGGCCTTGCAGGAAGCCAGCCAACCTATACCACTGGATTAGGAAGATTGTTAAAAATGAATTATCCAAATTATATAGTAGAGGGTCATTTACTGAATCATAAGCTACATGGGCCAGGAAATGTATCCTGGAACCTTACACCAATTGCAAAGCAAACCAATTCTGAGATGAACGCTAAGTTTGAGCGTTTTGCCAAGCAGCACATTATAGATGAGGGTAAAGTCGTTCGGTATGAAGTTGAAGTAAATTACTCTCAAAACTTAAATAGCGGAGTTAATACTGACCCTGACACATTCGTAGCAGATAGCTTAAATTTTAGTCTTCAAGAGCTTGCATACGAAAACAACAATTGGGTTCCTGCTTCTTCTCAGCCGACAAATTGGGATATCCCTCCAACTATAGCACATAACAAAGCCTCTATCCCCGGTTTTGGCACAGGCAGGCTTAACTTTATGGTCTATCTAAATGATTCACCACTTGAGGTTCTTCAAAGAGTCAATGGACTTGGGGAGGTCAGAGCGCAAGCCATAATCAATAAAAGAAATAAGAAGCGTATTACCACCTATGCAGAATTAGAAAATGCCGATGGGATAGGCCCATCAACAGTGGCAACTTTAAGAGCAGATCCAAATGTTAGATTAAATGAATAA
- the eat gene encoding ethanolamine permease, which produces MNLEKTELKRTLGPFMLWGLGVGYVISGMYFGWNLGLAEGGTLGLAVATLFIIIMYVTFTFSYTEMACAIPKAGGAFDYARLGLGKNWGFLAGMAQSIEFIFAPPAIAAAIGAYFNVFFPDISITTIAITAYLIFTLINISGVKFAAYFELIITIIAVAELLLFSGVSFTEFKFENLTHNALPNGWGGAFAAIPFAIWFFLAIEGVANVAEEAKNPQRNILIGFGSAIFTLVILCILTFTSAVGVDGWEAIVYPPGSAEPSDSPLPLALAKIVGESNILYHLLVTVGLFGLVASFHGIILAAGRSTLELGRERYVSPFVGQVNAKTKTPINALLVNMGIGILALLTGKTGEIITIACFGALTLYIVSMIAFFALRKNHADLERPFRVPLFPYFPAIALGIAIIAMIAMSIYNLTLMAIFWGLVGFGYVSFRWYQREG; this is translated from the coding sequence ATGAATCTGGAAAAAACTGAATTAAAACGCACACTGGGGCCATTTATGCTTTGGGGGCTGGGCGTGGGTTATGTCATCTCTGGAATGTATTTCGGCTGGAACCTCGGTTTGGCCGAAGGAGGAACCCTCGGACTGGCAGTTGCCACCCTTTTTATCATCATCATGTATGTCACATTTACCTTTAGCTATACGGAGATGGCCTGCGCTATTCCCAAAGCCGGAGGAGCATTCGATTATGCACGGTTGGGATTAGGGAAAAACTGGGGATTTCTGGCCGGAATGGCCCAGAGCATTGAATTTATATTCGCTCCACCGGCCATAGCTGCTGCAATAGGTGCCTATTTCAATGTCTTTTTCCCAGATATCAGCATTACTACCATTGCGATTACCGCCTATTTGATTTTTACGCTGATCAATATCTCTGGTGTCAAGTTTGCCGCTTACTTCGAACTGATTATTACCATCATCGCGGTGGCAGAATTGCTGCTATTTTCCGGAGTCAGCTTTACCGAATTCAAATTTGAAAACCTGACCCACAATGCTCTTCCAAATGGATGGGGTGGGGCTTTCGCAGCGATACCCTTTGCGATCTGGTTTTTCCTGGCCATCGAAGGCGTAGCAAACGTAGCAGAAGAAGCCAAAAACCCGCAACGCAATATTCTGATTGGATTCGGTTCGGCCATTTTCACCCTGGTGATTTTGTGCATCCTAACCTTTACTTCGGCAGTCGGAGTGGACGGCTGGGAAGCTATAGTTTATCCTCCCGGAAGTGCTGAGCCATCAGATTCTCCCTTGCCGCTTGCGCTGGCCAAGATCGTGGGCGAAAGCAATATCCTTTATCATCTATTAGTTACAGTTGGTTTGTTTGGTTTGGTTGCTTCCTTTCATGGGATAATCTTGGCTGCAGGCAGATCAACTTTAGAACTTGGCAGAGAGCGCTACGTGAGTCCATTTGTGGGGCAAGTAAATGCGAAAACCAAAACTCCAATCAATGCACTTCTAGTCAATATGGGCATTGGGATTTTGGCATTGCTCACTGGTAAAACAGGCGAAATCATCACCATTGCATGCTTTGGAGCACTGACTTTATATATCGTCTCGATGATTGCTTTTTTTGCCTTGCGAAAAAATCATGCAGATTTAGAGAGGCCTTTCCGAGTTCCGCTATTCCCCTATTTCCCTGCCATCGCTTTAGGAATCGCTATCATTGCGATGATCGCCATGAGCATTTACAACCTGACTTTAATGGCTATTTTCTGGGGATTGGTAGGTTTTGGGTATGTGAGTTTTCGGTGGTATCAGAGGGAGGGGTGA
- a CDS encoding serine hydrolase domain-containing protein, with protein sequence MNNQLPLFLLLSFFIFSCEKVETQSDPIQDEILAIENGLLPPFVEKGDSSLKMNIYDRMEHYNVPGVSIAVVKDGKLLWAKGYGIANTETGDSVTIETIFQAGSISKPIAALGALKLVQEEKMELDENINAYLTGWKVPENKFTETEKVTLKRLLTHTAGMTVHGFPGYSQTDTFPTVTSVLEGKGNTAAIVVDTLPGSIWRYSGGGYTVMEKAVEDVSGKALEVYLAENILAPIGMTHSTYGQPLPETHQSNFSAAYDGDGKLYEGLYHNYPEQAAAGLWTTPSDLAKYYLEIQAIRAGKTDGVLSKEILDQMLTTHQGNWGLGPALREIDGQLLFGHGGKNAGFTNDMMGFADKGDAIIIMTSADNGGNLIGEILRGISVFYELNMRNPAEIELVELPQEELELLAGKYKLNEEIPGIGEYFIRLTVKEDKIFVEDLNNKDDNLLSPISKTEFVDLNTGDRAEFQITRNPVGLLWGGSYQFNKVED encoded by the coding sequence ATGAATAATCAGTTACCCCTTTTCCTCTTACTTTCTTTTTTCATTTTTTCCTGTGAAAAAGTAGAAACACAATCCGATCCTATTCAGGATGAAATTTTGGCTATTGAAAATGGTTTACTTCCTCCATTTGTAGAAAAGGGTGATTCTTCACTTAAAATGAACATCTATGATCGAATGGAGCATTACAATGTTCCGGGAGTGAGCATCGCTGTGGTCAAAGATGGGAAATTGCTTTGGGCCAAAGGATATGGAATTGCCAATACTGAAACCGGAGATTCGGTAACTATTGAAACTATTTTTCAGGCAGGCTCTATAAGCAAGCCCATAGCTGCTCTAGGTGCATTAAAATTGGTGCAAGAGGAAAAAATGGAATTGGATGAAAATATCAACGCCTATTTGACAGGTTGGAAAGTCCCGGAAAATAAGTTTACTGAAACCGAAAAAGTCACCTTGAAAAGGCTTCTGACCCATACGGCAGGAATGACTGTTCATGGTTTTCCCGGCTACTCCCAAACTGATACTTTCCCCACTGTCACCTCTGTGCTCGAAGGAAAAGGCAATACAGCAGCAATAGTAGTAGACACGCTTCCAGGTAGCATTTGGAGGTATTCAGGTGGTGGATATACTGTCATGGAAAAGGCTGTGGAAGATGTATCAGGCAAGGCTCTGGAGGTTTATTTAGCGGAAAATATATTGGCGCCAATCGGGATGACTCATAGTACCTACGGCCAACCTTTGCCTGAAACTCACCAATCTAACTTCAGTGCCGCTTATGATGGGGATGGAAAATTGTATGAAGGATTGTACCATAATTACCCTGAACAAGCAGCTGCCGGACTATGGACAACCCCTTCCGATTTGGCTAAATATTACTTGGAAATCCAAGCGATACGAGCTGGAAAAACTGACGGCGTTCTTTCCAAAGAAATTTTAGACCAAATGCTGACCACGCACCAAGGAAATTGGGGTTTAGGACCTGCGCTGCGTGAAATAGACGGCCAATTACTGTTTGGTCATGGGGGAAAAAATGCTGGGTTTACCAATGATATGATGGGCTTTGCAGATAAAGGAGATGCAATAATCATTATGACCAGTGCAGATAATGGCGGTAACCTAATAGGGGAAATACTCCGAGGGATTTCTGTATTCTACGAGTTAAATATGCGTAATCCAGCCGAAATAGAATTAGTAGAACTTCCTCAAGAAGAACTAGAACTCTTGGCTGGAAAATATAAACTGAACGAGGAGATCCCAGGAATAGGTGAATATTTCATCAGACTGACAGTGAAGGAGGACAAGATCTTTGTTGAAGACCTAAACAATAAAGATGATAATCTATTATCGCCAATCTCAAAAACTGAGTTCGTTGATTTGAATACCGGTGATCGAGCGGAATTTCAAATTACCAGAAATCCTGTAGGCCTGCTTTGGGGAGGCAGTTATCAGTTTAATAAGGTGGAGGATTAA